AAgcattatcaattaaattagcaCGTtccattgatattttaaacaaatcacgatatttatttatttgattttccaATACTTCTTTCGCATTTTTTCGCTGCTCGCATATCCTGTGttgtaaatatacaaaattaagatataatcagataaaatacatttaaataataaaattgaaaattctattttgttatctaaaaaataattaaaagaattaaaaaattaaaaaataattaaaaaattaacgtaCAACTTGAGATCCCTTTCCAACTCAGCTCTTAAGCCTGGTTTAGACATTTGAAATCCCATATTATCGTAACCTAGTACTAAACCTATTCCAAGCTTTCCaggtattaaatatttttcatccacCAAACCTACATATTGTCGTGATTTTATTGTATCTATATGTTCTGCATGAGTAGCATCAGTACCGATGCCATGCTTATCCATCAAAGTGATCAAATCAGCTTCAGTCAATAATTGTGGTGGAGATGTTTTCTCTTCTATCATCTCTATACTAGTCGGTTTAAAAACTTGTCCCTCGCGATAATTATGAATCTTTTGttcattccatttttcatatatatatacatctaaataattcttctctatAACTTGTAAACCATtagcattaaatttttctccagCTATATCAATCTCTACAATTACTTGGTGGCCTATTGCATTACTTGACAAACATGCCAAAAAATGACGGACCACGAATTCATAAACTTTAGCTTCATTAcctatcattaaataatttatcacaattaacacaaattgataacaaaatattaatttccataTCAAATTGTCAATAACATTTgtcaaattttcaagaatatatacCATTTAAATTATCgcaatattttattggatGTATTGGAGGATGTGCTTGATCACTTTTTTTGCCTTTTCTAGGATTTACtcctttttctaataattgttGTGCAAAATTACCCCAAGCCGGATTGTTTATTTGTTGATTCACCAATgaaatcaaattcaattcttttggaaatatattggTTTCTGTACGTGGATAACTAATAAGACCTtgagtatataatttttctgcaattctcattatttcttttgcatTCAAATTAAGTTTACGCGATCCTTGTTTTTCCAATTCCTAAacttatttaatgtaaataaataaattgtattttacttttttttttttttttttcatttaaagtatttatattattacttacaaTTGTATCTAATGGTAATGGTCTCCATTTACTTGTAGGTTTACTTGATATCTTTTGTACAGTAGCATTTGGTTGTTCCAAacaaatatccaaaaatatctCACAaggtaatttttcaaataattttcctctttCCCATTTAAATTCCACAGAAATATTATCACGAATAtccattacttttattttccaatatggTTCAATCTTGAATTCTTCAATAGCTAAAAATCTTTCAACTACGAATCCTAATGTAGGAAATTGACAACTACCATAACTAATTAGCATATCAGCTAAAGTTGTGGGAAATACTTTCCTAAGTCTTAATGTTTGAAATCTTGTAAATACTGCACCTACAAAATATTGTTCTTgttgcatttaaatttattagtaaatttatttattatgtatatatgtttaaaataccTATTCTTAAATCTAATTCACTTCGTACATCAACAGCATCACTAATTGCTTTGTCTGGTTcacataaattttgtaatgatCTATTTACAGATGTTTGTGtgatttcagaaaattttgccctattaaatatttatatatttatattatatgaaataaaattgcaagatACAATGAATAACATATTTGATAcctatatatacgaatatttggTTTAATCGCACGACAaacttgaattatttcaaaacctatattttctccttctctatCACAATCTGTCCAAATAATTAATGCATTGCATTTCTGTACTTCCTTttccaaagtttttttaattttaatagaactCTCTTGTGAACATTGTTTTACTACTGGTGCATCAAATAAACTCAATGGATGACAACTTTGCCATTTACGATATATTCCAACAAATTCACAATTTAATAAGTGACCAGATACTGAGGTCATAATCAtatgacaatttttattccacaaatacgaattaaattcaaaaattttattatacagcCACAATCCTtctctctataaaaaaaaatatataaaataaattaaatattatttgtatgaaattttataaaaaatataatcaaagaaaagattttttttaattacccgTTTATATGTGCCACGGGACAAATAGGCTGCGATATTTTTCGCAGCATCATTCTTTTCTGCAACATTAAGGACATTCATAATCACAATGAGAACAGTTTAATCATTGATACTGATATCGTTTCTCATAAACGTAACTTtacacaatttaataataataatttaataataaaatacataattccataataaatataattatttttttatctcaaaaaaggttataaattattgccgCCGTTAAAATTGTTTGGCTACTTCAGCCGCGTTAAACAATGTACGAAACATTGTCGCTTAATAATTCctactggaaaaaaaaatttacttgttCAATAGATATTGAGATTAAGTAATtgtaatttgatgaaattttgtatatattttaatgtataattttttattaataaaaagtaataaaataatcgttcaTTAGAAAAAACAGTAACTTTTTCATCGCAAATGTTGCAAGTGTGTTAacagaaggaagaaagaactGGAAGTGGTAGCAGTagacattttcaatattttgcacagtaattttggattttatatatctttatcgaGGCATGAGTaagtaaatatcattattatgtagatgatattatacattttataaaatgaaattaaattttataaagtattgtatacattttatattaaatatttattgacacATTCCGCATTTTTGATGtagtcttttattttttactctttcatttttctatttaatgctattcttaatattttccattcaaattatacattaattatataattatacatttgaaTACTcgtctattttaatttcatgttttaataatatcataataaatttatgcataTAATTTGTAACATATCTTAagtcattattattacattatttaacagatacatattaattttgtatttttataatttttaaacatttttctttcagcAAATTAATCGTTgctttaatcaattattttaaacaaaaccaAACATGACGGAGGACATGTCAGGAGCAGACATCTGTAGGGTATGCAGGTCTGAAGGCCTTGCAGACAGGCCTCTTTTTCATCCTTGCATTTGCACAGGCAGTATTAAATGGATACATCAAGAATGTTTAGTACAATGGATGCGATATTCTCGTAAAGAATATTGTGAACTTTGTGgatatcgtttttcttttacacCAATTTATAGTCCAGATATGCCACGTCGTTTACCATTAAGGGATGTTATTGGAggattattttccaatattgtaACAGCAGTAAAATATTGGTTGCACTATACTCTGGTTGCAATAGCATGGCTAGGAGTTGTTCCATTAACAGCTTGTCGAACTTATAGGGCATTGTTTAGTGGACCTCTTGATCTAGTTCgagtaaatacttttttataattttaaaatatgttttaatttttaatattctctaacaaaagatgaaaatagcAGTGTACTCTTATTTGCAGATAATGTCATTACCAATGGATATGTTGTCTGctgaaaatatatcatcagATGTATTTCACGGATGCTTTGTAGTGACGTGTACTTTGTTTGCATTTATTGGTCTAGTGTGGTTAAGGGAACAAATTTTACATGCTGGTGGACCAGATTGGCTCGACCGAGATAATGTACAATTACCTCCCGTTGATAATCCACCACCCAATGCAGAAATACCAATACAACAATTCCAAGAGCAAAGAGCTCTTCAACAACAAGAAattcaagataataataatgtaccaCCCTTTATTGATGAACCACCAATCTTACCAGAACATTCAAATAAcgataatttggaaaatgcAGAAGAACATTGGGCAGAGGAGAATAATTTGGCAAATAATCAGAGAATGGATGAAGTTGAAGGAATTGGTAGAGATGTTGAGCAACATGTTGCTCCCAGAAATGTAGATCAAGAAATAGAACAACTTGTTAGAAATTTAGAACCACCTGTGGTAATTCCTCGAAATATAGAACCATTAATACCACCTAGAGATGCAGAACAACCTGCAGTGCCTAGAGACGAATTGGGTGTAAATGGTGAACAAGCAAATGCAAGAGGTGGTGAAGGATGGAGAGATCAGGCTCAAGGTCAAGCACAAGGAGAAGACGAAGAAGCAAACTGGAATCCATTGGAATGGGATAGACCTGCAGAAGAATTAACTTGGGAACGTCTTTTAGGCTTAGATGGATCCCTTGTTTTTCTTGAACATGTATTCTGGGTCGTTTCGTTAAATACGCTGTTTATTAtggtatgatttatttatatcttttaaatttttgaatataatataaaaaaataattggtccctcttcaaaatataatatttttattttcaggttTTTGCCTTCTATCCATATTATGTCGGTAGTTTTATAATAGCATTGTTAGATTTACAAGAATATGCAGCTGCTTCACATTTTGAGGGATTAGTAACTACATTGTGTGGTTATTGCGTTACTGGAGTAG
This region of Apis mellifera strain DH4 linkage group LG14, Amel_HAv3.1, whole genome shotgun sequence genomic DNA includes:
- the LOC410571 gene encoding DNA topoisomerase 3-alpha, which encodes MNVLNVAEKNDAAKNIAAYLSRGTYKRREGLWLYNKIFEFNSYLWNKNCHMIMTSVSGHLLNCEFVGIYRKWQSCHPLSLFDAPVVKQCSQESSIKIKKTLEKEVQKCNALIIWTDCDREGENIGFEIIQVCRAIKPNIRIYRAKFSEITQTSVNRSLQNLCEPDKAISDAVDVRSELDLRIGAVFTRFQTLRLRKVFPTTLADMLISYGSCQFPTLGFVVERFLAIEEFKIEPYWKIKVMDIRDNISVEFKWERGKLFEKLPCEIFLDICLEQPNATVQKISSKPTSKWRPLPLDTIELEKQGSRKLNLNAKEIMRIAEKLYTQGLISYPRTETNIFPKELNLISLVNQQINNPAWGNFAQQLLEKGVNPRKGKKSDQAHPPIHPIKYCDNLNGNEAKVYEFVVRHFLACLSSNAIGHQVIVEIDIAGEKFNANGLQVIEKNYLDVYIYEKWNEQKIHNYREGQVFKPTSIEMIEEKTSPPQLLTEADLITLMDKHGIGTDATHAEHIDTIKSRQYVGLVDEKYLIPGKLGIGLVLGYDNMGFQMSKPGLRAELERDLKLICEQRKNAKEVLENQINKYRDLFKISMERANLIDNALADYFDEQPTKIQELENNFPSQDIAIFKCPKCGLDMTLKDRKQGMGKYIGCIGYPTCNNVIWFPQYIEDVEITDNICSRCPGNIHELKFKLRKNAYPIYGTDYKTCIGGCDPTFNELLNIRDSNIKSQNPITDDSGYRNTFDKANVSCSTSIGNSGTYSFLNIRNETDLSECNISTEFIRNQNINRNNAMKSRNTKQQRNLKNNTWTDNNSINISKINNNEDKIWGDIDENSVILCNCNENAIQLIVRKEGPNHGRAFYKCAKPMNNRCDFFIWAPDNMSGHIQNNTSKDSNLVNTITELNVNNYNVATIVKCNCNQLATTRIVKKDGPNKGRSFYTCPKNMNESCKFFQWADENVEATCNNTFQENSKKRFKKDRSEQLQNLQKRPRVVTGKRKCGICGIEGHTRRSCPENAMD